ataattattttttgtttgtttttagaatgattacattttttaaatttacaaaCCCCCACAGTCTACATTCGGGCTTTTATGATGGAGTGCATGTTGTCAGGCTCTAACCGGAAGTGCTGGATGAATAGCTGAATTTGTACAGCTGTGAAGTCTCTGACCATCAGGTAACGCTTTTATTCGGGGTTTTATTACTACTGTTAGTCTTTCTGTGTTGGATTCACTATTTGCTCCCAAACTGTTGTTTGCAGTAAGAGGAAAAGCGCTGTTGTTAGTTTAACATGTTTCCAGCCAGTTAAAACGAAACAGATTGCTAGCTAACCCTAACCTGTTTAGCCCGATTCACTGTCACTGAATAGAGAATGATCATAAACACTTCAGTGTGCTTAATGGAGTTATTGTCTTAGTCCAGGGTCGCGATCTGGATTTCGagcaaataaagtaaataatgtaaacaatatATGGACAGTGGCTGTTGTATTTCCCACAGGACAGTCGTAGTCATAATAAACCCTCCCAGCTGTTACTGTGCTTTGTTTCTCTTTGTTGAGTCTCGGGTTTGTGCTTCTGCTccaataataacacaatacattTGTTGTTATTTGTGTGCTAAAGACTGTGAGCATTGTGTGTCATGGCTGTGTATTCGGCGAGACgatttaccacacacacacacacacacacacacacacacacacacacacacagtttcttcAGCAATTCCGCTGTCTTCAGCAATAACCGCTCCGGTTTTGTAATAACTGCACCTAGGTAGAAATGTGCAGAAATTATGAAGTGCATGAATATCTGACGTCAGAAATGACCACTCACTATTACCCTAAAACAGGTTTGACCAAAAGGTTAATATCAATATCAAAActatactttttttctttttttcatttccaacATAACAATATCAGAGCTGTAGTATACAGTGACTCCtgcctttttttctgattttctttctttctatctatctatctatctatctatctatctatctatctgtctgtctgtctgtctgtctgtctatctgtctatctatctatctgtctatttatttatttaaggggTTCCCAAGCTTCGTGCACTTCTAACTGTAAaaacaattcacacacacacccttagtacagattttttaaataaattattcgATTATTCGGCACCCATGTCATTCGGTCATCTTCAACTGCTTTGTCCAGTTTGCTTCATTAAAGAAAACTGCTGTATTTTTGAAGGTAACTGTTGGTACTCAAGTGTTACAAGAAGCAGATGTGATTTCTGGTCCAGGTCTTTAAGCATAAAGCAGTGAGGGGTATATATTGTTATCCTGTTTAACTAAAAACatgttttagttttaaattTTTTGCCACATTGTTGCTTTGGGAAGTACTACTACTTTTTATGTCTGCCTCACTGCCTCCACTGTACCGGTTGTCTTCACTGTTAACCATAGAGCACATGACACTCCTAAAATCTCATGAGGATTCGCTTCATTGTAAGATCAGAAACCAAACATCAGCTCACAGGAGGTGCCTCGTGGCCATGTCATGCTTTGATAAGCACCTCTGTGTCACACTGAAGAGGGAAGGAGACTGTGTCCAGTGTAAGTGCACTTATAAACAGAACGTCTGGGATTGGATCCATGATGATACCAGACACATCACTTGTACATTTTGTTGCCTTGTTTATCTGAGTGCTAAAAGTGCTGTACATGTAgtaaaaattgaaataaatatggAGATCAGAAATAGTGATTGGGGTCCAGGGTGTTTCATGTTTTGCATTGGGGCTTCAAGGCCACACAGCCTTGTGTTTTGATCAGATTGTGTTGATTTATGTTGTGTAACTGCATGACTCTGACCACAGTACTGGCTGTAGGGCAACACCGCTTCTTTTCCTTATCATTTCTTTAGTAAGAAGGCATTCACATGGTTGACACACCACGTAACCTAAgccttttaatacttttttttatttagcaccGAAAATGTACAGCTGTGGCCTTTCATTGATTTCTCAATCACtgatgtggtgttttgtgtaagCGGATGTCTAGTATATGGGACTAACATATATGGGAAGAGTCAGCGCTTTGTAAACGCCGGTAAATTGTCTATCACAGGACAGAGGACttctggtttctcagtaaaatgACATGCTGTGGTATTTGGTCATCAAGAGAGAAGGAAAACTAAAGAATGGTGAAAGAATGACTGTTTCTAGTCGATATAACTGAATGTTGTTTCATGGCCGTTCtatgaaacacacaaatatgttAAAGGGTTGTTTATTCATAAATTAAAAGTGTagtgtgagaggaataaaacatttcaggatgtgCAGATATAGTAAAACCACTTCATATCAGGTCACTTCACCCATACACCACATTCTCACAGCAGAGAAGCACCAATTATAGAGACTACGCCAGTTCTTCTGTAATGACAAGACGTGAAGCGTTGATGTGTGAAGCTGCTGTTTCTGCCTCAGCAACCAGCATGCTGTgtttctcacacatacacacacacacacactaacacacaaaacCTTCACTTCCTAGTCAGGAAATGTATAAAGAAGCCAGTTGTCAAAGCAGATCAGTATCTGAATCTAGCCACTGCTTAcggctagacagacagacagacacacattttTTCTGCTGATTTGTAATGGGTTTCTGCTCTTTTGACAGCTAcacatttacttatttaattgtGCAGATCATGTtcccagaatttttttttttatctttttttaggttgtgttgtttttaagaCGATCGTCTTATTCTGGCATACGCAGACGCTACATTGGAGCTGTAATGAAGTTTTAAAAGCTCCCATCTTGCCTTGTGGTTTTTGCCTCTATCTGAATTCGAAAAACCATGTCATTCTGAATCTAGTGCTGTGtgatttcctctgtgtgtgtgtgtgtgtgagagagagagagagagagagagggagagagagagagagagagaagtaagtTATGAACCACATCATTATCAGTTTGTGAATTTGAAGAAGCGTAATAAAGGCTCCATTCACCGGCAGCTGAGTGAAGAGCCAGCTGCTGCTTGCCACCTGTCCTGTTCCTGTTCTCTCGGCTAATACACCAGATGTTGTTGTAGTAAATGAAGACTGCAGACAGGTTTTTGTTCTGGAGATAGCCTGCATGTTCGAGTGTAACCTTGACCAACCCTTCACAAACGAACACTATCCTGCAGCACTGCTTCTGAATAAAGCGCTTGGTAGACTTTTGTTCATTACATACAGCAGTCAAGGTCATGTCCATGAGACTGGCCATGAGGGACttaaaaggaaaagagaagaaataaatgGGTAACAGAATAccgttctgtgtgttctgtcacTGACAGGCATTGTATGTAGACAAGACGCTGCTATTTATACCAATATCAGAGTGGTTCAGTTATACCTGTAGGACGGTATTAGGACAGTTTGCTTCACGTTACTCCTCTGTTATTAATGTCCGGTATTAATACTTTTGTTTGtatattgtgtgagtgtgtgtgtgtgagtgatagctTGAGAGTGAAACATTTGGTAtgacaaaaaacataaaatccaTCATTGTGTAGGATTAGAAAATATGTCCAATCTGAATTTGAGTTTTTCATGCTAGTTTTGGCAATGAATAaactaagaaaataaataaaattccttGATTTGCTAGTCTCCGttacacaaaataataaataatagaaaaatgcACTTTAACTATCTGAACATCACatcaatttaaattatttaaagctTTTTCTTAAATCAAACATTTGGTCCTAGACTGATTTATTATAATTAGTATAATTTTACTCATCATCCAGTAGCTGTGTAATCGGGTTGATGGTGAAATGGATCTTTAtgctctgtctgcctgtgtatGTTATTGTGTCTGACAggtctctgtgtgtggtgttataGAGGACAGTCATGTCCTCAGACCTGCTGGTGGATCTGCACGATGAGCTGGGAGGAGACGATTCTCCCAGTGCGGCTCTCGACCAGCTCAAATTGGTGCCAGAAAAGCAGTGGCCGCAGGATGACCCCGTCAGCAACAGCAAGTCTAGTGAGTGATGGAACTGCTTTAAACAATTGcagttcttttttgttttgttttcctgtcATGTTTTCATGCACTGTGGAACAGCAGCAGATCACAGCAGTGTAATGGTCAGCATTTTGTGTaacacagaaataaatcagaaaatcgcTATGTTTGTTTAGCTGTAGGCCTGAGCGCGGTGAAGCTGCCAGCTGAGTTCGGTCTTACTGTCATTTGGAGTAGAGGAAAACATCACTCTGTACCCAAGTGGGTGCTCCTGTCTAATTTACTGCCTGCTAGTAATGCCAGGATAGTGTCATATCCACACAAGACCATAAACAAAACCGACAATTCAACAACAAATCAGGCGACTTCCCCCGTGTGGATAAAATGCATCTATGCAGAATGAGCCGAAGGCAGTATTTAGCTCTGCGTGATTTAACATTTTGAGGACTTGCTTGATGTAATTCAAATGAAACCGTAAATTCAGCTAAGTAAGTAACTAACTGTGAGTAAGAACAAGCAAGAAAAGACACagataattataatttaattatttaagtaTTTGCTTATGTTggtatttttgtatatattttgtctaAGCATTGTCTTTCCCCTCCTGTAAGTGCACCATGAAAGGCACTGAAAACATCTTTTCCGCATCATTTCTCCACCTTATGTAGTGTTTGAGTTCAGGTCATCAAAACATGGACTGAAAAGCTTAAAAAGCAGACAGACTGGTGTAAAGTTCAGGGACTGAGTTTGTGGTACAAGGTTCACATCTACAAATCAAGTTCCCCAAAAGAAAACTGCATCATGGtgatgttcatgtttttttttttattgcactgtcTGACACAGTTGTtgatctattatttatttagcttcATGTGCTTGGAACAATTTCACTCACTGATACTGATTTCAGCCCTTTTGTGCCATCACCAGTACTGACTAAGActttttatttggatttttaaCAAACATATTTCGAATACTTGAGGCATGTAAAGTATTGTTCTTGCCAGCTGTATTCCAGCTTAATTCACTGGAAATATCGCAAAACATCACTAGCTTGCATACAGCTAccgcaagaaaaaaaaaaaagataataacaATACCCCAGAAGACAACTCGCAGAAAacataaatgcttttttttttttttttgcatatcacATGGTCAGGGTTTGCTTCAGCAGTGCCAGGGGCAGTGCATACAATCAGCTCATGTAGGAgaattgaataaaatgaatagtgTCACTGATCTCCATGATGCTTTTCTCTGCTTGGCctttgcattattatctaaCCACATCATCTGTGGCTGCTCAGACTTTGTCTAGATCAGCTAGATCAGCCATTTCGACTTTTCTTCAGGGGCTTCGTGTCTAAACGCCAGCGTTTGGCAGCACATTTGTTTACATGAGTAaattattcacacacattccTTTAGTCCTTAACTAGTGCGGAAGGTCCGGTCAATAAAATAACCTGCAAAAACTCCGTGTGGATTTCTTTAAAAGCAGATttttactgtatcactgtaaaATCTAAAATGTCCATATTGCGTGATTACAGAAAATTTCAGCATTTCCTGTActaaaaaaacaggaaacatgTTTACTCAAACTGATGTCAACATGATGATCTCAAAAGCATTTTTATAGTTTCTTCAGTCAAATCTAAATCATCTATCTGTAGAATTTGAACTACATAAGGTCCCATCCTTTATCATTAAGAGtgtaataaaaacatattatttattatttaactgatAAAATTCAGTGATCCTTGCACTTTAGATGCAAGTGTGCTTTGAGTAACATGGAAAATCTTGTCCTTGGCATTCAACAGAAAAACGCTGGAATCTTCTTTTAAATGAGAATAGATGAGATATCGAGTTATACAGTCTGCTCCTACCTTTGGCCTGATGATGCATCAACACTGCAATTTATATACAAGGAAATCATTTCTCTTAAAGGGATCTATGTACACAGTTttgcaaaacaataaaatgcCTTCACGGGTCACTGCACAGGTTGTGTCTCAGAgtgttttcattttgttgtatttttactCAAATTAATATTATATCTCTTTCTGCTGTGTAGCTACAGATATCAAGAGTCTCAGTGAAGGCTCTCACCTGGCATGGGATGATCCCTTTTATGATATTGCGAGGCATCAAATAGTGGAAGTAGCAGGTGAGCCATaaactatttatctatttattgtgGGCTAAAAGCAAACAAGAAATCATTCGTCGTTAAGGAATCATTAACTTTTCTCGCCTGctcctgtctctcctctctccatgTTCTGTGCAGGTGATGATAACTTTGGCCGCAAAGTGATAGTGTTCAGCGCGTGCCGCATGCCCCCACAACATCAGCTAAACCACCACATGTTGCTGATGTAAGCGGTTTAATGTACTCagatttctgttttgttctgaATATTTCTGACAGGTTGGAGATAGGACTTCCTTTAAAGTGCTTGCAGGAGTATGCTTGCTCTGTAGAACACTTTTCTTTAAAGAGGAACAAActccagactacacacacacacacaagctgacaCACATGTATCACAAACactttttaatctttatttaatcttattGGAGCGTTTAGTTGCTCAGTAGgctttttaatgaatttatgatTTGTCCACTACTGTTTATGTACAGAATATATCGCATACAGAGTAGAGAGACATGCGTATTTGATGAAGTTTTCTGTTGCAAATCAGctccatttatttatctaaaccTAACACAGGAGTGAGGTGGAATCCAGGCATTTATACCACAACACGCTTAAGGGAAACCAGTGCATTGATTTATCATCATATTCTATAAggagacattttttaaatagttttttggAAAGATTTTTGCGTGTAAGCACTTTGTAACCACAAATTTTCTGCCAtgagaaagtcttcaggataaaGGACTTTCTGGCTTCTCGGTAACATGACGAGCTATATAAGTGCTAACAAGAACTAACTTGCTTTGCAATTATTAAATGTATcaataattaaatgtattaaatgatgtttttcatttttttctataaaatcTAATTGCAGATGCTATAAGAGCAATAAAAAAGTATTTCAGAACATTCTGTCGTGGCTTCACTGCAGGCCTCTTAACACCAAaatgtcattgattattttcctatatcaGCACATACTACTGTGTTTTGTTGCTTATATAGGAGTCAAAAACCCAATAGTGGCTTCCTGAGAACTGAACTCAGGATCTTCTGATCACTAACACAGAACAGTAAATGCTGAGATATCACTGTCTAATAAGAGCTGTGGCATTGCAGGTACCTGAAGCAGACACTGGATAAGTATGTGGAGAGTGATTACACACTGATCTACTTCCACCATGGCATGACCAGTGAGAACAAGTTGTCCCTCAGCTGGCTGCGAGACGCCTACCGCGAGTTTGAAAGAAAGTAGGTCACCACCATATCTCAGTGACTGAGCCTTTTACATGTAGTGAGATTTAATGTGTTATATGGGAAAGAGGACCCAAAACTGCTTATGTtcacattatatacatatatacgtCCGCAGCATTGCATGAATTCTGGATATATAACAGAATTAATTCTGTTTGTCTTTATCAGGTATAAGAAGAACATTAAAGCATTCTACATTGTCCATCCCACCATGTTTATCAGAACTGTCCTCATCTTCTTCAAACCTTTGATCAGGTGAACACTAAATACACTCCACCTATATAAATACACAAGTGCATGCTTTCTACATTTAACTATCTCAAATTATGTATATCTTACTACATTTTAATAATCTTGATTATGCTGCATAAGCATACATTACACTAGACTTGGtcttactatatatatatatgtgtgtgtgtgtgtgtggtccacaGCTTCAAATTTGGCCGTAAAGTCCACTATGTGAACTATCTTAGTGAACTGGAAGAGATAGTGAAGTGTGATCAGCTGGTTATTCCCAGTCGAGTCAGAGAGTAAGACTCTACACCTCATGCACATTCTCTATGGCATACCCATGCATACACAACCTATGTAACACATTGCACATGATGATTACCTCATCTTTGTCTGGGTACAGGTATGATGATAAAATCCGTATGAACCTGAAGCCGTCTGTGGTACCTGGCCCAATTTCTCCCGCTCACAGCCCTCCTCTCCCATTCCAGCAGTTTGGGGTACCGCTCGCAACGTGAGTGGCTTCGTGaactttattatataaacttATTAGATGTCTGTGTACTGCATAAATATGTATATGCATTTATTACATATCTAGATATTAGTCTCAactgtcagtgttttgtaatgGTAAGAACGCTTTCTGCCATGGGAAAGAAAATCTTCAGGACAAAGGTTTTTCGGGTTTCCTAATGTCCTGTTAATATGacgagatgttttttttttcttcaagagAATGAAGAAGTGGTTGCTGAAGGAACTACTATTTATACGCTATTTGGCTGAAAGTGGACCCCTAGCCATCATACTCATAagtgctttttgaacatcctGTTCCAGATTCCATCCCGCCTTGCTAttataataaactccactcttctgagaaaGCATCCCATTGGGGTTTGGATCATGGCTATTGGATTTATTCCCATGTAGCCActagagcattagtgaggtcagacacaaATGGCAGGTGAGCAGGTCTGGGGTGCAATCAGCGTTCCAAAtgatcccaaaggtgttcaaaaAGGGGGTTATGATTAGGGCTCTGTGCCGGACActgaagttcttccacaccatcCTTGAAAAAccaagaagcgagtgcaggcaggttggaatgggtggagaaa
This genomic window from Hemibagrus wyckioides isolate EC202008001 linkage group LG27, SWU_Hwy_1.0, whole genome shotgun sequence contains:
- the arhgap1 gene encoding rho GTPase-activating protein 1, with the translated sequence MSSDLLVDLHDELGGDDSPSAALDQLKLVPEKQWPQDDPVSNSKSTTDIKSLSEGSHLAWDDPFYDIARHQIVEVAGDDNFGRKVIVFSACRMPPQHQLNHHMLLMYLKQTLDKYVESDYTLIYFHHGMTSENKLSLSWLRDAYREFERKYKKNIKAFYIVHPTMFIRTVLIFFKPLISFKFGRKVHYVNYLSELEEIVKCDQLVIPSRVREYDDKIRMNLKPSVVPGPISPAHSPPLPFQQFGVPLATLRDKGADADGIPLVMRDTITFLQEKGLQTEGIFRRSANVNQVKNIKLKYNSGEQVNFFELDDVHLAAVILKTFLRELPEPLLTYKLYNDVVNFQSVDSASQALTVQNMLMSLPEENYVSLRFLVRFLGQVSAESEVNKMTNTNLAVVFGPNLLWGQDAAMTLSSIGPINNFTRVLLDLHKDIFSQ